The following DNA comes from candidate division WOR-3 bacterium.
TACCCCATGAAAGTGTTCCTCTTGGAAAATCATCAGAAGAAAATTTAGTTGTAAGGGAATGGGGCAAAGTAAAAGAATTTGATTTTGAACCAAAACCTCATTGGGAAATAGGGGAAAAACTTGGAATCTTAGATTTCAAAAGAGCTGGTAGAATGTCAGGTTCAAGATTTGTCATATATAAAGGTTATGGAGCAATGCTTGAAAGGGCACTTATTCATTTCTTTCTTGATATGGCAAGAGAAAACGGTTATACTGAAATATTTCCTCCAATTCTTGTTAAAGATGAAAGTGCTTACGGAAGCGCCCATTTACCTAAATTTGATGAAGAGATGTATAAAACTCTTGATGAAAGATTATATTTACTTCCAACAGCAGAAATGGCTCTCGCCAATCTTCACAGGGATGAAATTTTAAAGGAAGAAGAACTCCCTCTTTATTACACTGCCTATACACCATGCTTTAGAAGGGAAGCAGGTAGTTACGGAAAAGATGTAAGAGGGATAATAAGACAGCATCAGTTTAATAAGGTAGAACTTTTTAAATTTACAAAACCCGAGGAATCCTATGAAGAACTTGAAAAAATGGTAAGAGATGCTGAAAAAATTTTACAAAGACTTGAAATTCCTTACAGGGTTGTTTTGCTCTGTACAGGAGATATGGGATTTGCAGCTTCAAAAACCTATGATATTGAAGTTTATGCCCCGGGTGTAAAAAGATGGCTTGAAGCCTCCTCTGTTTCTAACTGTGAAGACTTTCAGGCTAAAAGAACAAATACAAGGTTTAGAAGAAAAAATGGAAAAATTGAATATGTTCATACTCTCAATGGTTCTGGTCTTGCAACTCCAAGAACATTTATAGCCCTTTTAGAAAATTATCAGACCAAAGACGGATCAATTATTGTTCCTCACGCTTTAAGACCCTATATGGGCGGAATTGAAAGAATCCCCCCTCAATAAATTTATATATTATTTTAATCTTTTATATAAAAAGGGATTATCTTATGGACTTTCGGGTAATGCTTCTTTAAGAGAAAAAGATAAAATTTATATTACACCAACTGGTTCACCGAAGGAAGGTATTAAAAAAAATGATTTAGTTGTAATTGATTTAAAAAAAGAGAAAATAATATCTAAATCAAATAAAAAACCATCTGTAGAGGCAGATTTTCATTTATGGGTATATAAAAATTTTAAAAAAATAAATTCAATTTTCCATGCCCATACTTTTTATGCAAACCTTTATTTTTTAAAAAAAGATAAAGTACCATGTGATGAAGTTTTAAAAAAAGAAAATATAATTTTACTAAAAGAAAAAAAATGGAAGGAAAGAATTAAAAATAAAATAAATGAAAATACAAAAATATTACATATTAAAAATCATGGAACCTTTTCCCTTGGAAAATCACCAGAAGAAGCTTTTGCGATTTTAGATCATTTTGAAAATTTATGTAGGATTGAGTTTGTAAAGACTGAAGGTTTAAAAATAAAAGAATCTCAAAATTTAATAAAGGAAATTTACTTTGAAAGGGATTCAAAAAGAGAATTTACAAAAAATGTTTTATGGTTTGTAGAGGAAGTGGGGGAATTTTTGCAGGCAATAAGGAAAGGAGATAAATCAAAAATAGAAGAAGAAACTGCTGATACTTTTGCATGGTTTTTAACTTTATGCAATCTATTAAATTTAAACCTTGAAGAAATTTTTTTTAAAAAATACACTCAATTCTGTCCAAGATGTAAAAAGAAACCCTGTGAATGTCAGAATATTTGAAATAGTTTAAAAATTTATCATATTCTTAAACTATGATCACTTTATTAATTTTTCTTCAATTAATGCCACATATAAAAAGTGCAAAACCTTTTGCACAAAATGTATTCGGAGCTCACCTTGTGCTGGCTGAAGATATCGGCTTTATGGGTAATTTCAGAGCAAAAATCTCAAAAAGCATAGATTTTGGGATAAACGGCGTGCTTTACACTACTCCTTTCTTTGGAATTCAGGGAGACCTGAATTTTCTAATTCATGAAAAGGAACCAGATATACCCTTTAATGCTTCTTTCTACCCTCTTTTGGACCTTGGATTTGGTGAAAATCTTTTCTACTTTTCTTTTACAGGTAATTTTGGTATTGATTTTCCAGTTGAAATTCAAGAAGAGGATTTAAATTTAAAAATTATACCTTACTTTTTAATTGGAATAGGAGCAGAAGCAGTAAATGTGGATGTGGGAACAAAATCCTATACTGATTCTTCTTTTGAAGCACATGGAAGTTTTGGAACTTTCTTTGTTATCACAAAAAAAATGTCAATCCCTGTTGAAATCCACTTTTCTGACGAAGAAAAAGGACCTACAGGATTTTCTTTTTCAGTTGGAATTTTATTCACTCTTTGAAAAGAATATTATCAGGTTTAAGACCAACTGGTAAAGTTCATATAGGAAATTATTTTGGAGCTCTTATTAACTGGGTAAAATTTCAGGAAAAATATTTTTGTTTTTATGAAGTTGCTGACTGGCATGTATTGACAACAGATATTGAACATCTTGAAATAATGCAAAAAAACATAATAGAAACTGTTACAGACTGGATTTCAGCTGGTATTGATCCATCAAAATCAGTTTTATTTGTTCAATCAGGAGTTAAACAGCACGCTGAATTTCACCTATTGCTCTCAATGCTTGTCAGTGTCACAAGGCTTGAGAGGAATCCAACTTTAAAGGAACAGATAAGAGACCTTGGAAAGGAAGAAGAATTAATTTCTTATGGACATTTAGGATATCCTGTTCTTCAAACTGCCGATATTCTTCTTTACAAACCTGAGAAAATCCCTGTTGGGGAAGACCAATTACCCCATCTTGAACTTTCAAGGGAACTTGCAAGAAGATTTAATTATCTTTTTGGCGAAACTTTTCCAATTCCTGAACCTATTCTTTCACCTTCTCCAAGGGTACCCGGTATAGATAAGAGGAAAATGTCTAAATCCCTGAATAATGCCATATATCTTTCAGATTCAAAAGAAGAGGTAGAAAACAAAATAAAAAAGGCATTTACTGATCCACAAAAGATTAAAATGGGTGATAAGGGACATCCTGATGGTTGTGTTGTTTTTGCTTATCACAATCTCGTAAATAGGGAAGAAGTTTCTGAGATAAGAAAAGGTTGTGAATCGGGAAAACTCGGATGTGTAGAGTGTAAAAAAAACTGCGCTTTAAAAATGAACAATTTCCTTGAACCAATTAGGGAAAGAAGACTCAAATTAAAGGAAGATGAAATAAAGGATATTTTAAGAGAAGGCACTGAAAAAGCAAAAGAAGTCGCAGAAAAAACCATGGAAGAGGTAAGGGAAAAGATGAATCTCTGGAGATAGTGTTTACAGGAATAATAGAAAAAACTGGTAAAATAATTGATATAAAACCGAGAGGGGATGGTAAGGAAATAAAGGTTAAGATTGAGAGTTTTAATTTAAAAAGGGGAGATAGTGTAAGTATTGATGGTGTTTGTTTGACGGTTGAAGAAATAAAAGGTAATGAATATCTATTTTATCTTTCTAAAAAAACTTTAAAAGATACAAAATTCGGGAAAAAACTTGAAAGGGGGATGATTGTTAATATTGAGGAATCACTAACGCTTTCAAAAAAGATAGGTGGACATTTAATTGAGGGGCATGTTGATTTTTTTACAAAAATAAGAAATATAAAAAAAATAAAGGAGGAATTTGAATTTTCCTTTGAATTAAAAAAAGAATTTAAAGATTACATTTTTAAAAAATCTTCAATAGCAATTGATGGGGTTTCTTTAACAGTTCAGGATGAAGAGGAAAATTTTTTTAAGGTAATGATTATACCCTATACTTATAATAATACCAATTTTAAATTTAAAAAGGTAGGCGATTATGTAAATGTAGAGTGTGATTTTTTAATAAAGGGAGTTATAAATTATATAAAAGGACTTTTACCTTTTAAAAATTTTAAAAAAACATAATAAAATTATTAAAATTCTCTTCCCTTTTCAAAAACTTTTTTCATACAGTAGATAACAAGAGAAATGACAGTTGACCAGCCAATTATTAAAAAAATCCATCCACCTAAATTCATTCCTTCTTCTCCTTTTTAAAGGCAAAATGAACAAGTATAGAGGTAAAAACAAAAAATAGTACAATAAAAATTCTTGCGATCCATTTTCCTAAAGAAGTTTCTTTAAAAATAGAACTAAAATTCTGGAAAATCCAGAATGTAAAAATTATGATAAGGATTAATGGTGTTATATATTTTAGAATAAAATAAAATATTCTTGGCACTTTGATATCAGCACCTTTATTTATCTCCTCCCATGCTTTATCAGGACCAAATAACCAAATAAATATTATTGTTTCAAGTAAAGCAAAAAAAGTTATAAAAAATGTCCCTACCCAGAAATCAAGCTCATCAAGAAAACCTTTTAAAAAAATGGAAAAGTTTGCAAAAATGAAAATAAATAAACCCACCATTAAAACTGAAGGTAATCTCCTGATTTTAAATTCATCTTCAAGAAAAGCAATTGCAGGTTGAGTTAAAGCAAGAGAAGAAGTTATACCAGCAAAAAATAAAAGTGAAAACCACAAAAATCCAAAAAGAAAACCAAAAGGTAAATAAG
Coding sequences within:
- a CDS encoding class II aldolase/adducin family protein, coding for MKESPLNKFIYYFNLLYKKGLSYGLSGNASLREKDKIYITPTGSPKEGIKKNDLVVIDLKKEKIISKSNKKPSVEADFHLWVYKNFKKINSIFHAHTFYANLYFLKKDKVPCDEVLKKENIILLKEKKWKERIKNKINENTKILHIKNHGTFSLGKSPEEAFAILDHFENLCRIEFVKTEGLKIKESQNLIKEIYFERDSKREFTKNVLWFVEEVGEFLQAIRKGDKSKIEEETADTFAWFLTLCNLLNLNLEEIFFKKYTQFCPRCKKKPCECQNI
- a CDS encoding riboflavin synthase, which encodes MFTGIIEKTGKIIDIKPRGDGKEIKVKIESFNLKRGDSVSIDGVCLTVEEIKGNEYLFYLSKKTLKDTKFGKKLERGMIVNIEESLTLSKKIGGHLIEGHVDFFTKIRNIKKIKEEFEFSFELKKEFKDYIFKKSSIAIDGVSLTVQDEEENFFKVMIIPYTYNNTNFKFKKVGDYVNVECDFLIKGVINYIKGLLPFKNFKKT
- the serS gene encoding serine--tRNA ligase; this translates as MIDRKTLRENPERIKEGLLKRGYKFNIDELLEKEKLYREILTSINNLKTERNKLTDEIKRLKSENRNAEELIEKSKNIGKKIEELENKEKELEKEIEEKLLEIPNIPHESVPLGKSSEENLVVREWGKVKEFDFEPKPHWEIGEKLGILDFKRAGRMSGSRFVIYKGYGAMLERALIHFFLDMARENGYTEIFPPILVKDESAYGSAHLPKFDEEMYKTLDERLYLLPTAEMALANLHRDEILKEEELPLYYTAYTPCFRREAGSYGKDVRGIIRQHQFNKVELFKFTKPEESYEELEKMVRDAEKILQRLEIPYRVVLLCTGDMGFAASKTYDIEVYAPGVKRWLEASSVSNCEDFQAKRTNTRFRRKNGKIEYVHTLNGSGLATPRTFIALLENYQTKDGSIIVPHALRPYMGGIERIPPQ
- the trpS gene encoding tryptophan--tRNA ligase, whose translation is MKRILSGLRPTGKVHIGNYFGALINWVKFQEKYFCFYEVADWHVLTTDIEHLEIMQKNIIETVTDWISAGIDPSKSVLFVQSGVKQHAEFHLLLSMLVSVTRLERNPTLKEQIRDLGKEEELISYGHLGYPVLQTADILLYKPEKIPVGEDQLPHLELSRELARRFNYLFGETFPIPEPILSPSPRVPGIDKRKMSKSLNNAIYLSDSKEEVENKIKKAFTDPQKIKMGDKGHPDGCVVFAYHNLVNREEVSEIRKGCESGKLGCVECKKNCALKMNNFLEPIRERRLKLKEDEIKDILREGTEKAKEVAEKTMEEVREKMNLWR